Within the Butyrivibrio sp. AE3004 genome, the region CAGCTGCAGAGTCAGAAACTCCTGATGCTGAGAAAGAGTCAGAGGAGGACAATATTGCACTGACAGAGCAGATCAGCGCGTTCAGGATGGAGCTGTACTACAAGCTCATCAATAATGAAACTGAGATCAAAATCCAGATAGGCAGCCAGGAGATGAGCATAAAGGAATGGGATAAGCTCATGGACAGCATTGATAAAGAACTTGAGACTATTCACGAAGCACTTCTGGAGAAAGAAGAAAAGCAGTCTGAAAAAGAGCAGGAAGAACGGATCAGAAAGCTTTTTGAAGATAGAAACGCAAATGAAGAAATGACTAATGTGGTTGGCGCATAATTTACCAATTGAAAAAGCGTCCCCAAATGTCACCCAGATGACACCCAAATGGCACCCAAATGGTAGTTTCCATGCAGTTTTGGGCATGATATTATTATAATGAGCCAAGGAATGAACGAGAGAACAAAATCGATTCATTCTTTGGTTTTTCTTTTGCAAAAGAATAACTGTTGTGAAGCGCTGCTTCCGGTATTCCTGCCGGGGTGGCGCTTTTATTATGTCAAAAAAACAAAGAAGAAAGGGAAATGTATGGATTTTGAACAATTCAAAGAGGAACTTGCTTCCAGCGTGAAGGAGATCATGTATTCCAAGTATGGAATGGAGGTTGAGGTCGAGGCCAGGACAATGGAGAAGATGAATTCCTCATATGAGGCACTCACTGTTAAGCCGGAGGACAGCATCATCGGTGTTAACCTCAATGCTACAGCTCTTTACCAGCAGTACGAAAAGGGAATCGATATTGATGTCATTACTTCCAAGGCTGCTGAGCTTGCAGAGAGCGCACTTAACAGCAGACCTGATTTTGATATCGACTCCTTCAAGGATTACAGCAAGATGAAGAGATGGCATTAACTATGTCTTCAATGGACAGCATACTGCGGAAATAATAGCCATGGTATCAGAGAGCAGGGAAACACCAGTCTGGTGTATGATATATGATGATCTGGAATACAACGAAGAAGCAGATATCTTTGCTAATCAGATGAAGAACGTCAAAGCCTTGTCGCCATACGAAATATTCAATGCAAATTGCGAGGCGGGTAATGATAAGGAGCTTCTGATCAAGGGGCTTGTGGAGTCCTATGAGCTTAAAATCCTTCCATCAGCCGGAGTTGGAGGCATATGTGCAGTCGGTGCTCTTGAAAATATCTATGATAAATACGGCTACGATGTACTGGACCGAGTGCTGAGACTCATCATAATGACCTGGGAAGGCGAGCAGAAGTCCTTCTCAGCAAATATGATGAACGGAGTGGCAAGGCTATTGAACAGTTTTGGGGATGAACTCAAGGAGACCACCTTCAAGGAAAAGCTTGGAGTTGTATCTGTCAAGGATATCACCAAGAATGCGAAGGAGCGGCGGCCAGGATCCCTTGGATTTGCGGAGGCAATGCTGGTGGTATATAACAAACGAATGAAACCGGGGCTGCAATGGAGTAAGTTGTATTCGGTGAAAGCCAGCGGTGGTGGTAAGAAAAAAGAGAATAAGGAATATGATGAGGATGCTGAGGTGGAGCAAGATGCATCATAAATAAAATTAGGGAATGAAAAAATTGTGATTTAATAGCGACACGTAAAGAATTGGATTATTTGAGAATAAAATCAGGGGCTGTATATGCCTCTGATTTTTTTAGCACTATAACAAAGGTAAAGGGTTATTATCTAGAAATAATCTATTTGTAGTATACTTAAAATAGTTGTTT harbors:
- a CDS encoding DUF6551 family protein, which codes for MVSESRETPVWCMIYDDLEYNEEADIFANQMKNVKALSPYEIFNANCEAGNDKELLIKGLVESYELKILPSAGVGGICAVGALENIYDKYGYDVLDRVLRLIIMTWEGEQKSFSANMMNGVARLLNSFGDELKETTFKEKLGVVSVKDITKNAKERRPGSLGFAEAMLVVYNKRMKPGLQWSKLYSVKASGGGKKKENKEYDEDAEVEQDAS
- a CDS encoding DUF5688 family protein yields the protein MNERTKSIHSLVFLLQKNNCCEALLPVFLPGWRFYYVKKTKKKGKCMDFEQFKEELASSVKEIMYSKYGMEVEVEARTMEKMNSSYEALTVKPEDSIIGVNLNATALYQQYEKGIDIDVITSKAAELAESALNSRPDFDIDSFKDYSKMKRWH